The proteins below are encoded in one region of Pseudomonas ekonensis:
- a CDS encoding substrate-binding periplasmic protein: MIKRLLLVLASASVLLFNTARAEDSPDTGLVLLTENFPPYNMAKNGKNFAQDENIDGIATDIVREMFKRAGLTYSLTLRFPWERVYKLALENPGYGAFVMARLPDREKLFKWVGPIGPDDWIMLARADSKITLETLNDARKYKIGAYKGDAIAQTLTKQGLKPAVVLRDQDNAKKLVSGQIDLWATGDPAGRYLARQDGVTGLKTVLRFNSAQLYLALNKEVPDETVARLQAALDQMRKDGVVDEIMGRYL, translated from the coding sequence ATGATCAAACGCCTGCTTCTCGTCCTCGCCAGCGCTTCGGTGTTGCTGTTCAACACGGCCCGAGCCGAGGACAGTCCCGACACCGGCCTGGTGCTCCTCACCGAAAACTTCCCGCCGTACAACATGGCGAAGAACGGCAAGAACTTCGCCCAGGACGAGAACATCGACGGCATCGCCACGGACATCGTGCGCGAGATGTTCAAGCGGGCCGGCCTCACCTACAGCCTGACCCTGCGCTTCCCCTGGGAGCGGGTCTACAAGCTGGCGCTGGAGAATCCCGGTTACGGCGCGTTCGTGATGGCGCGGCTGCCTGACCGCGAAAAACTGTTCAAGTGGGTCGGTCCCATCGGCCCGGACGACTGGATCATGCTGGCCCGGGCCGACAGCAAGATCACCCTCGAAACCCTGAACGACGCGCGCAAGTACAAGATCGGCGCCTACAAGGGCGATGCGATCGCGCAGACGCTGACCAAGCAAGGCTTGAAGCCGGCCGTGGTGCTGCGCGATCAGGACAACGCGAAGAAGCTGGTGAGCGGCCAGATCGACCTGTGGGCCACCGGCGACCCCGCCGGGCGCTACCTGGCTCGCCAGGACGGCGTGACCGGCCTCAAGACCGTGCTGCGCTTCAACAGCGCCCAACTGTACCTGGCGCTGAACAAGGAAGTGCCGGACGAAACGGTCGCCCGGCTCCAGGCCGCCCTGGATCAGATGCGCAAGGACGGGGTGGTCGACGAGATCATGGGGCGGTATCTGTAG
- the secB gene encoding protein-export chaperone SecB, translating into MTDQQNTAASEEETAPQFSLQRIYVRDLSFEAPKSPAIFRQQWDPSVALDLNTRQKALEGDFYEVVLTLSVTVKNGEEVAFIAEVQQAGIFLIKNLDAASMSHTLGAFCPNILFPYARETLDSLVTRGSFPALMLAPVNFDALYAQEVQRMQEAGEAPTVQ; encoded by the coding sequence ATGACTGACCAACAGAACACTGCAGCCAGCGAAGAAGAAACCGCACCGCAATTCTCCCTGCAGCGCATCTATGTGCGCGACCTGTCCTTCGAGGCCCCGAAAAGCCCGGCGATCTTCCGCCAGCAGTGGGACCCGAGCGTCGCGCTGGATCTGAACACCCGCCAGAAGGCCCTGGAAGGCGACTTCTACGAAGTCGTGCTGACCCTGTCGGTGACCGTGAAGAACGGTGAGGAAGTGGCCTTCATCGCCGAAGTGCAGCAGGCCGGCATCTTCCTGATCAAGAACCTGGACGCGGCTTCGATGAGCCACACCCTGGGCGCGTTCTGCCCGAACATCCTGTTCCCGTACGCCCGCGAAACCCTGGACAGCCTGGTGACCCGCGGCTCGTTCCCGGCGCTGATGCTGGCTCCGGTGAACTTCGACGCCCTGTACGCGCAGGAAGTGCAGCGCATGCAGGAAGCCGGCGAGGCTCCGACCGTTCAGTAA
- a CDS encoding rhodanese-like domain-containing protein, whose protein sequence is MVAHLIEFATNHYILVGIFVVLLALLIAHTMQGGGKSLSTGELTALVNKEAGVVVDIRPSKEYAAGHIVGALNIPQDKLAARVGELEKHKAKTIILVDALGQTAGTHARELMKAGFTAAKLSGGISSWKGDNLPLVK, encoded by the coding sequence ATGGTTGCTCACCTGATTGAATTTGCCACTAACCACTACATTCTTGTCGGTATCTTCGTCGTACTGCTGGCATTGCTGATCGCTCACACGATGCAGGGCGGCGGCAAGAGCCTGAGCACCGGCGAGCTGACCGCGCTGGTCAACAAGGAAGCGGGCGTGGTGGTGGATATCCGTCCGAGCAAGGAATACGCCGCCGGCCACATCGTAGGTGCCCTGAACATCCCCCAGGACAAGCTGGCCGCCCGCGTCGGCGAGCTGGAGAAGCACAAGGCCAAGACCATCATCCTGGTCGATGCCCTGGGCCAGACCGCCGGCACCCACGCCCGCGAACTGATGAAGGCCGGCTTCACCGCCGCCAAGCTGTCCGGCGGCATCTCCAGCTGGAAAGGCGACAACCTGCCGCTGGTGAAATGA
- the gpmI gene encoding 2,3-bisphosphoglycerate-independent phosphoglycerate mutase: MTTTPKPLVLMILDGFGHSDSPESNAVYAARKPVLDRLWATVPNGLISGSGMDVGLPDGQMGNSEVGHMNLGAGRVVYQDFTRVTKAIRDGEFFENPVICAAVDKAVAAGKAVHFMGLLSDGGVHSHQDHLVAMAELAFKRGAEKIYLHAFLDGRDTPPKSAQSSIELLDATFQALGKGRIASLVGRYYAMDRDNRWDRVAAAYNLIVDGQAEFHAATAQEGLQAAYERGESDEFVKATAIGEPVKVEDGDAVVFMNFRADRARELSRVFVEDGFKEFDRARQPKLAGYVMLTQYAASIPAPSAFAPGSLDNVLGDYLAKNGKTQLRIAETEKYAHVTFFFSGGREEPFPGEERILIPSPKVATYDLQPEMSAPEVTDRIVEAIEQQRYDVIVVNYANGDMVGHSGVFEAAVKAVECLDTCVGRIVDALEKVGGEALITADHGNVEQMADESTGQAHTAHTTEPVPFIYVGKRDLKVREGGVLADVAPTMLKLLNLEKPAEMTGTSILV; encoded by the coding sequence ATGACTACCACGCCCAAACCTTTGGTCCTGATGATTCTCGACGGCTTCGGTCACAGCGACAGCCCCGAGTCCAACGCCGTCTACGCGGCCAGGAAGCCTGTGCTGGATCGCCTGTGGGCCACCGTGCCGAACGGCTTGATCTCGGGCAGCGGCATGGACGTCGGCCTGCCGGACGGCCAGATGGGCAACTCCGAAGTCGGCCACATGAACCTGGGCGCCGGCCGCGTGGTGTACCAGGACTTCACCCGCGTGACCAAGGCGATCCGCGACGGCGAGTTCTTCGAGAACCCGGTCATCTGCGCCGCCGTGGACAAGGCCGTGGCCGCCGGCAAGGCGGTGCACTTCATGGGCCTGCTGTCCGACGGCGGCGTGCACAGCCATCAGGACCACCTGGTAGCGATGGCTGAGCTTGCGTTCAAGCGCGGCGCCGAAAAAATCTACCTGCACGCCTTCCTCGACGGCCGCGACACGCCGCCGAAAAGCGCCCAGTCGTCCATCGAACTGCTCGACGCGACCTTCCAGGCCCTCGGCAAGGGCCGCATCGCCAGCCTGGTCGGCCGCTACTACGCGATGGACCGCGACAACCGCTGGGACCGCGTGGCCGCCGCCTACAACCTGATCGTCGACGGCCAGGCCGAATTCCACGCCGCCACCGCCCAGGAAGGCCTGCAAGCCGCCTATGAGCGCGGCGAAAGCGACGAGTTCGTCAAGGCCACCGCCATCGGCGAGCCGGTGAAGGTCGAGGACGGCGACGCCGTGGTGTTCATGAACTTCCGCGCCGACCGCGCCCGTGAGCTGTCCCGCGTGTTCGTCGAAGACGGCTTCAAGGAATTCGACCGCGCCCGCCAGCCGAAACTGGCCGGCTACGTGATGCTGACCCAGTACGCCGCCAGCATTCCTGCGCCGTCGGCCTTCGCCCCCGGCAGCCTGGACAACGTGCTGGGCGACTACCTGGCGAAGAACGGCAAGACCCAGCTGCGCATCGCCGAAACCGAAAAGTACGCCCACGTGACGTTCTTCTTCTCCGGCGGCCGCGAAGAGCCGTTCCCCGGCGAAGAACGCATCCTGATCCCGTCGCCGAAGGTCGCCACCTACGACCTGCAGCCTGAGATGAGCGCCCCGGAGGTCACCGACCGCATCGTCGAGGCCATCGAGCAGCAGCGCTACGACGTGATCGTGGTCAACTACGCCAACGGCGACATGGTCGGCCACAGCGGCGTGTTCGAGGCGGCGGTCAAGGCCGTGGAGTGCCTGGACACCTGCGTCGGCCGCATCGTCGACGCCCTGGAGAAGGTCGGCGGCGAAGCGCTGATCACCGCCGACCACGGCAACGTCGAGCAGATGGCCGACGAATCCACCGGCCAGGCCCACACCGCCCACACCACCGAGCCGGTGCCGTTCATCTATGTCGGCAAGCGTGACCTCAAGGTGCGCGAAGGCGGCGTGCTGGCGGACGTGGCGCCGACCATGCTCAAGCTGCTGAACCTGGAGAAGCCGGCGGAAATGACCGGCACCTCGATTCTGGTGTAA
- a CDS encoding murein hydrolase activator EnvC family protein, giving the protein MLRLLIALALTCLLQPAFADERAQTQQQLDATRQDIAELKKMLGKLQEEKSGVQKELKGTETEMGKLEKEVDALQKELKKSESELQRLDAEKKKLQSARTEQQRLIAIQARAAYQNGRQEYLKLLLNQQNPEKFARTLTYYDYLSQARLEQLKNFNETLRQLANVEKDIGLQQAQLLVQKSDLDTRRDELDKVRKERQQVLAKLNDDVKARDQKLAAREQDQADLSKVLKTIEETLARQAREAEEARQKALIAQQEAEKKRLREAQAAADDSDAPRKPARPTPGALVSSGGETFGGPFAATRGKLPWPVDGRLLARFGETRGDDARTKWDGVMISASAGSQVHAVHGGRVVFADWLRGAGLLVILDHGNGFLSLYGHNQTLLKSAGDVVKAGESISTVGNSGGQDTPALYFAIRQQGHPSDPAQWCRAQG; this is encoded by the coding sequence ATGCTTCGCCTCCTGATCGCCCTCGCTCTGACCTGCCTGCTCCAACCGGCCTTCGCTGACGAGCGCGCGCAAACCCAACAGCAGTTGGACGCCACGCGTCAGGACATCGCCGAGCTGAAGAAAATGCTGGGCAAGCTCCAGGAAGAGAAGTCCGGCGTGCAGAAAGAGCTCAAGGGCACCGAGACCGAGATGGGCAAGCTCGAGAAAGAGGTCGACGCCCTGCAGAAAGAGCTGAAGAAAAGCGAATCCGAGCTGCAACGGCTCGATGCGGAGAAAAAAAAACTCCAGAGCGCGCGCACTGAACAACAGCGACTGATCGCCATCCAGGCCCGGGCGGCCTACCAGAACGGGCGTCAGGAATACCTCAAGCTGCTGCTCAACCAGCAGAACCCCGAGAAGTTCGCCCGCACCCTCACCTATTACGACTACCTGAGCCAGGCCCGCCTGGAGCAGCTGAAGAATTTCAACGAAACCCTGCGCCAGCTGGCCAACGTCGAAAAGGACATCGGCCTGCAGCAAGCGCAGTTGCTGGTGCAGAAGAGCGACCTGGACACCCGTCGCGACGAGCTCGACAAGGTGCGCAAGGAGCGCCAGCAGGTGCTGGCCAAGCTCAACGACGACGTGAAGGCCCGGGACCAGAAGCTCGCGGCCCGCGAGCAGGATCAGGCAGACCTGTCTAAAGTCCTTAAAACCATTGAGGAAACCCTGGCCCGCCAGGCCCGTGAGGCAGAAGAAGCGCGGCAGAAAGCGCTGATCGCCCAGCAGGAAGCCGAAAAAAAGCGGTTGCGTGAGGCCCAGGCGGCGGCGGACGACAGCGATGCCCCGCGCAAGCCGGCCCGGCCGACGCCCGGCGCGCTGGTCTCCAGCGGCGGCGAAACCTTCGGCGGCCCGTTTGCCGCCACCCGGGGAAAACTTCCGTGGCCGGTCGATGGTCGACTGTTGGCGCGCTTCGGCGAAACCCGCGGCGACGACGCCCGCACCAAGTGGGACGGCGTGATGATCAGCGCCTCCGCCGGCAGCCAGGTGCATGCCGTGCACGGCGGGCGCGTGGTGTTCGCCGACTGGCTGCGGGGTGCGGGGCTGCTGGTGATCCTCGATCACGGCAACGGTTTTCTGAGCCTTTACGGCCACAACCAGACGCTGCTCAAGTCGGCCGGTGATGTGGTCAAGGCCGGCGAGTCCATCTCCACTGTGGGCAACAGTGGCGGCCAGGACACGCCGGCGCTGTATTTCGCAATTCGTCAGCAGGGTCACCCGAGTGATCCGGCGCAATGGTGCCGCGCGCAAGGATAA
- the hisA gene encoding 1-(5-phosphoribosyl)-5-[(5-phosphoribosylamino)methylideneamino]imidazole-4-carboxamide isomerase — MLIIPAIDLKDGACVRLRQGRMEDSTVFSDDPVSMAAKWVEGGCRRLHLVDLNGAFEGQPVNGEVVTAIAKRYPNLPIQIGGGIRSLETIEHYVKAGVSYVIIGTKAVKEPEFVAEACRAFPGKVIVGLDAKDGFVATDGWAEVSSVQVIDLAKRFEADGVSAIVYTDIAKDGMMQGCNVPFTAALAAATKIPVIASGGIHNLGDIKSLLDAKAPGIIGAITGRAIYEGTLDVAEAQAFCDSYTG, encoded by the coding sequence ATGCTGATTATTCCCGCTATCGATCTTAAGGACGGTGCCTGCGTACGTCTGCGCCAGGGCCGCATGGAAGATTCCACGGTGTTCTCCGATGACCCGGTGAGCATGGCTGCCAAGTGGGTGGAGGGCGGCTGCCGCCGTCTGCATCTGGTCGACCTGAACGGCGCCTTCGAAGGCCAGCCGGTCAACGGCGAAGTGGTCACCGCCATCGCCAAGCGCTACCCGAACCTGCCGATCCAGATCGGCGGCGGCATCCGCTCGCTGGAAACCATCGAGCACTACGTCAAGGCGGGCGTGAGCTACGTGATCATCGGCACCAAGGCCGTGAAGGAGCCTGAGTTCGTCGCCGAGGCCTGCCGCGCGTTCCCGGGCAAAGTGATCGTCGGCCTCGACGCCAAGGACGGTTTCGTCGCCACCGACGGCTGGGCCGAAGTCAGCAGCGTGCAGGTCATCGACCTGGCCAAGCGTTTCGAAGCCGACGGCGTGTCCGCCATCGTCTACACCGACATCGCCAAAGACGGCATGATGCAGGGCTGCAACGTGCCGTTCACCGCTGCCCTGGCGGCGGCCACGAAGATTCCGGTGATCGCCTCCGGCGGCATCCACAATCTGGGTGACATCAAGTCGCTGCTCGACGCGAAAGCGCCGGGCATCATCGGCGCCATCACCGGCCGGGCGATCTACGAAGGCACCCTCGACGTCGCAGAGGCCCAGGCCTTCTGCGATTCGTACACCGGCTGA
- a CDS encoding DUF2164 domain-containing protein: MAVKKKPPILTLTPEQESEASRKIQRFMEDRFELDLGSFEAAEILDLFTREIAPHYYNRAIFDVQTHLKERFESIESDLWALEKN; this comes from the coding sequence ATGGCCGTCAAGAAGAAGCCGCCGATCCTGACCCTCACGCCCGAACAGGAGAGTGAGGCCAGCCGCAAGATCCAGCGGTTCATGGAGGACCGTTTCGAACTGGACCTGGGTTCGTTCGAGGCGGCGGAGATTCTTGACCTGTTTACCCGCGAAATCGCACCGCACTATTACAACAGGGCGATCTTCGATGTGCAGACCCACCTCAAGGAGCGGTTTGAAAGCATCGAAAGCGACCTGTGGGCGTTAGAAAAGAACTGA
- a CDS encoding Vps62-related protein: MNTHEDTASPIRQMRPLRFDNLLINFTTEFYRVWDTQGSRAKPAAIWRPTPVPDLLPGYFPLGDVIVADLDNINGAHVVAVVCEAEAGGTDPAQGKALSQPVDYELIWSDSGTKSKKDGSLWRPVPPQGYVALGSVCSNDHEKPSLNAIRCVRTDLVVVSSADELIWNDKGSGAKLSFSAWSITPPHAPAGEIHLAPGTFAGNDSYSRPELGRPTYSLRVPIALQVSPQPTAPELTGELPARQVEPAKLTHTARLPWFTVKDPLLSPLEQLRHSPCYRLERTDQYRLIGHGRNPDSQRRTFRWTAPRAQRAAHLKTLAGLTTVEFGQQWPTGAPTPLRFSARLDEDFAQCGMQANEWFNERPLEVVTLAAGKRSVAAYLVQSNYTLLREDGKPVADTVSYTDGNRLHLCEHSPEETAFTCPSTPATAGQPLIETPPAAEEPRIEPAPTPDVPDATDTAP; the protein is encoded by the coding sequence ATGAACACACACGAAGACACCGCATCGCCGATCCGGCAAATGCGACCCTTGCGCTTCGACAACCTGCTGATCAACTTCACGACCGAGTTCTACCGGGTCTGGGACACCCAGGGCTCACGGGCGAAACCGGCCGCCATCTGGCGCCCCACACCGGTTCCGGACCTGCTGCCCGGCTACTTTCCGCTGGGCGACGTGATCGTCGCCGACCTCGACAACATCAACGGCGCTCACGTGGTGGCGGTGGTCTGCGAAGCGGAGGCCGGCGGCACGGATCCGGCCCAAGGCAAGGCGCTCAGCCAACCCGTGGACTATGAGCTGATCTGGAGCGACTCCGGCACGAAATCAAAGAAGGACGGCTCGCTGTGGCGCCCGGTTCCTCCGCAAGGCTATGTCGCGCTGGGCTCGGTATGTTCCAACGACCACGAAAAGCCTTCCCTCAACGCCATTCGCTGCGTCCGGACCGACCTGGTCGTCGTTTCAAGTGCCGATGAGCTGATCTGGAACGACAAGGGCAGCGGCGCCAAACTGAGCTTCAGCGCCTGGAGCATCACGCCGCCCCACGCCCCGGCCGGGGAGATTCATCTGGCGCCCGGCACCTTTGCCGGCAACGACAGCTATTCCAGGCCGGAACTGGGCAGACCGACCTATTCACTGCGCGTGCCGATTGCGCTGCAGGTCAGCCCCCAGCCGACGGCGCCCGAACTGACCGGGGAGCTTCCGGCAAGGCAGGTCGAGCCGGCCAAGCTCACCCACACGGCCAGGCTGCCCTGGTTCACGGTCAAGGATCCGTTGCTGTCGCCCCTCGAACAGCTGCGCCATTCGCCTTGCTACCGGCTGGAAAGGACAGACCAGTACAGGCTCATCGGCCATGGCCGGAATCCGGACAGCCAACGCAGGACATTCAGATGGACAGCGCCCCGCGCGCAAAGGGCCGCGCACCTGAAGACGCTCGCGGGCCTCACGACGGTCGAGTTCGGCCAGCAATGGCCGACGGGGGCGCCGACACCTTTGCGGTTCTCGGCGAGGCTGGACGAAGACTTCGCCCAGTGCGGCATGCAAGCGAACGAATGGTTCAATGAGCGCCCCCTCGAGGTGGTCACGCTCGCCGCCGGGAAAAGATCCGTCGCGGCCTACCTGGTGCAGAGCAACTACACGCTGTTGCGCGAAGACGGCAAGCCAGTGGCCGACACCGTCAGCTACACCGACGGCAACCGTTTGCACCTCTGCGAACACTCACCCGAAGAGACGGCCTTCACCTGCCCGTCGACCCCGGCAACGGCCGGGCAGCCGCTCATCGAAACGCCCCCGGCGGCAGAAGAACCGCGCATTGAGCCGGCCCCGACGCCAGACGTGCCGGACGCTACAGATACCGCCCCATGA
- a CDS encoding divergent polysaccharide deacetylase family protein, whose product MGLRFILVLLCCLAGAAHAEPAGPVPHKAYLSLIIDDLGQSLPRDRRVLALPGPVTAAIMPDTPHATEFAREAHRAGKTVILHMPMDPATGPFAWHPELPVEELARRLDAAFRQVPYTAGINNHMGSRMTAQPAAMAWLMEELQRRHKFFVDSRTSAQTVAAQQAQKIGLASVSRDVFLDDERTEAAIFTQLQTAISLARKQGSAVMIGHPYPQTLVVLERELPKLKAQGIEWIDIRQMISVRGNRATAAHGKDGVYR is encoded by the coding sequence ATGGGTCTGCGCTTCATCCTCGTCCTGCTGTGCTGCCTGGCGGGCGCCGCCCACGCGGAGCCTGCCGGGCCGGTGCCCCACAAGGCCTACCTGAGCCTGATCATCGACGACCTGGGGCAGAGCCTGCCCCGGGACCGCCGCGTCCTCGCCCTGCCGGGCCCCGTGACCGCCGCGATCATGCCGGACACCCCGCACGCCACCGAGTTCGCCCGCGAAGCCCATCGCGCCGGCAAGACCGTGATCCTGCACATGCCCATGGATCCGGCCACCGGCCCGTTCGCCTGGCACCCCGAACTGCCGGTCGAAGAATTGGCCCGGCGCCTCGACGCCGCCTTCCGGCAGGTGCCCTACACCGCCGGCATCAATAACCACATGGGCAGCCGCATGACCGCGCAACCGGCGGCCATGGCGTGGCTGATGGAGGAGCTGCAGCGCCGCCACAAGTTCTTCGTCGACAGTCGCACCAGCGCACAGACCGTCGCGGCGCAACAGGCGCAGAAGATCGGCCTGGCCAGTGTGTCGCGCGATGTGTTTCTCGATGACGAACGCACCGAGGCCGCCATCTTCACCCAGTTGCAGACGGCTATCAGCCTGGCGCGCAAGCAGGGCTCGGCGGTGATGATCGGCCATCCGTATCCGCAGACCCTGGTCGTGCTGGAGCGCGAACTGCCCAAGCTCAAGGCCCAGGGCATCGAGTGGATCGACATCCGCCAGATGATCAGCGTACGCGGCAACCGCGCCACGGCGGCCCACGGCAAGGACGGCGTCTACCGCTGA
- a CDS encoding S41 family peptidase: protein MLHLSRLTSLALTIALVIGAPLAFAAQPAPAVAPAGTAATAKAPLPLEELRTFAEVMDRIKAAYVEPVDDKTLLENAIKGMLSNLDPHSAYLGPEDFAELQESTSGEFGGLGIEVGAEDGFIKVVSPIDDTPASKAGIQAGDFIVKINGQPTRGQSMTEAVDKMRGKIGQKITLTLVRDGGTPFDVTLARAVIQVKSVKAQLLESGYGLIRITQFQVKTGEEVSKALAKLRKDNGKKLNGIVLDLRNNPGGVLQAAVEVVDHFITKGLIVYTKGRIANSELRFSATGKDESEAVPMVVLINGGSASASEIVAGALQDQKRAVVMGTTSFGKGSVQTVLPLNNDRALKITTALYFTPNGRSIQAQGIVPDIEVRKAKITNEADGDYFKEADLQGHLGNGNGGADRPSGSGGKAKAMPQDDDYQLAQALSLLKGLSITSGR from the coding sequence ATGCTGCATCTGTCCCGCCTTACCTCGCTGGCCCTGACGATCGCCCTGGTGATCGGCGCGCCCCTGGCGTTCGCCGCCCAGCCGGCCCCGGCCGTCGCTCCGGCAGGCACCGCCGCCACCGCCAAGGCACCGCTGCCGCTGGAGGAGCTGCGCACCTTCGCCGAGGTCATGGACCGGATCAAGGCCGCCTATGTCGAGCCGGTGGACGACAAGACCCTGCTGGAGAACGCGATCAAGGGCATGCTCAGCAACCTGGATCCGCACTCCGCCTACCTGGGCCCTGAAGACTTCGCCGAACTGCAGGAAAGCACCAGCGGCGAATTCGGCGGCCTGGGCATCGAGGTCGGCGCCGAAGACGGCTTCATCAAGGTCGTGTCGCCGATCGACGACACCCCGGCGTCCAAGGCCGGCATCCAGGCCGGCGACTTCATCGTCAAGATCAACGGCCAGCCGACCCGCGGCCAGAGCATGACCGAAGCCGTGGACAAGATGCGCGGCAAGATCGGCCAGAAGATCACCCTGACCCTGGTGCGCGACGGCGGCACGCCGTTCGACGTGACCCTGGCCCGCGCGGTCATCCAGGTCAAGAGCGTCAAGGCGCAGCTGCTCGAATCCGGCTACGGCCTGATCCGCATCACCCAGTTCCAGGTCAAGACCGGCGAGGAAGTCTCCAAGGCCCTGGCCAAGCTGCGCAAGGACAACGGCAAGAAGCTCAACGGCATCGTCCTCGACCTGCGCAACAACCCCGGCGGCGTGCTGCAGGCGGCGGTGGAGGTGGTCGACCACTTCATCACCAAGGGCCTGATCGTCTACACCAAGGGCCGGATCGCCAACTCCGAGCTGCGCTTCTCCGCCACCGGCAAGGACGAAAGCGAAGCGGTGCCGATGGTGGTGCTGATCAACGGCGGCAGCGCCTCGGCCTCGGAGATCGTCGCCGGCGCCCTGCAGGACCAGAAGCGCGCCGTGGTCATGGGCACCACCAGTTTCGGCAAGGGCTCGGTGCAGACCGTGCTGCCGCTGAACAACGACCGGGCGCTGAAGATCACCACCGCGCTGTACTTCACCCCCAACGGCCGCTCGATCCAGGCCCAGGGCATCGTGCCGGACATCGAAGTGCGCAAGGCCAAGATCACCAACGAGGCCGACGGCGACTACTTCAAGGAAGCCGACCTGCAAGGCCACCTGGGCAACGGCAACGGCGGCGCCGACCGTCCGAGCGGTTCCGGCGGCAAGGCCAAGGCAATGCCGCAGGATGACGATTACCAGTTGGCCCAGGCCCTGAGCCTGCTCAAAGGGCTGAGCATCACTTCCGGCCGTTGA
- a CDS encoding tRNA (cytidine(34)-2'-O)-methyltransferase — MFHVILFQPEIPPNTGNVIRLCANSGCHLHLIEPLGFEMDDKRLRRAGLDYHEYATLQRHADLASCLESLGQPRLFAFTTKGSQPFHDVAFAPGDAFLFGPESRGLPPEVLDALPAGHRLRLPMREGCRSLNLSNTVAVAVYEAWRQNGFN; from the coding sequence ATGTTTCACGTCATCCTTTTCCAACCGGAAATTCCGCCGAACACCGGCAACGTTATCAGGCTGTGCGCCAACAGCGGCTGCCACCTGCATCTGATCGAACCGCTGGGTTTCGAGATGGACGACAAACGCCTGCGCCGCGCCGGTCTCGACTACCACGAGTATGCCACCCTGCAGCGCCATGCCGACCTGGCCAGTTGCCTGGAAAGCCTGGGCCAGCCCCGCCTGTTCGCGTTCACCACCAAGGGCTCGCAGCCGTTCCACGACGTGGCGTTCGCCCCCGGCGACGCGTTCCTGTTCGGCCCGGAAAGCCGTGGCCTGCCGCCGGAAGTGCTGGACGCGCTGCCCGCCGGCCATCGCCTGCGCCTGCCGATGCGCGAAGGCTGCCGCAGCCTGAACCTGTCCAACACCGTGGCGGTGGCCGTCTATGAGGCGTGGCGCCAAAACGGTTTCAACTGA
- the hisF gene encoding imidazole glycerol phosphate synthase subunit HisF: MALAKRIIPCLDVDNGRVVKGVKFENIRDAGDPVEIARRYDEQGADEITFLDITASVDGRDTTLHTVERMASQVFIPLTVGGGVRTVQDIRNLLNAGADKVSINTAAVFNPEFVGEAAEHFGSQCIVVAIDAKKVSGPGEAPRWEIFTHGGRKPTGLDAVEWAKKMEGLGAGEILLTSMDQDGMKNGFDLGVTRAISDALNIPVIASGGVGNLQHLADGILEGHASAVLAASIFHFGEYTVQEAKAYMAHRGIVMR, from the coding sequence ATGGCGCTGGCCAAACGCATCATCCCTTGCCTGGACGTGGACAACGGCCGGGTGGTCAAGGGCGTGAAGTTCGAGAACATCCGCGACGCCGGCGACCCGGTGGAGATCGCCCGCCGCTACGACGAACAGGGCGCGGACGAGATCACCTTCCTCGACATCACCGCCAGCGTCGACGGCCGTGACACCACGCTGCACACCGTCGAGCGCATGGCCAGCCAGGTGTTCATCCCGCTGACCGTGGGCGGCGGCGTCCGCACCGTGCAAGACATCCGCAACCTGCTCAACGCCGGCGCCGACAAGGTGTCGATCAACACGGCGGCGGTGTTCAACCCGGAGTTCGTCGGCGAAGCGGCCGAGCACTTCGGCTCGCAGTGCATCGTCGTCGCCATCGACGCCAAGAAGGTGTCCGGCCCGGGCGAGGCCCCGCGCTGGGAGATCTTCACCCACGGCGGCCGCAAGCCGACCGGCCTCGACGCGGTCGAGTGGGCGAAGAAGATGGAAGGCCTGGGGGCCGGCGAGATCCTGCTCACCAGCATGGACCAGGACGGCATGAAGAACGGCTTCGACCTGGGCGTGACCCGCGCCATCAGCGATGCCCTGAACATCCCGGTGATCGCCTCCGGCGGCGTCGGCAACCTGCAGCACCTGGCTGACGGCATCCTCGAAGGCCACGCCAGCGCGGTGCTGGCGGCGAGCATCTTCCACTTCGGCGAATACACCGTGCAGGAAGCCAAGGCCTATATGGCCCATCGCGGCATCGTGATGCGCTAA
- the grxC gene encoding glutaredoxin 3, with protein MSDVIVYSSDYCPYCSRAKHLLASKGVAFDEIKVDGKPQVRAEMAQKAGRTSVPQIWIGGRHVGGCDDLYALERAGKLDALLKA; from the coding sequence ATGAGCGACGTCATCGTCTATTCCAGCGATTACTGCCCTTACTGCTCGCGGGCCAAGCATTTGCTGGCGAGCAAAGGCGTGGCCTTCGATGAGATCAAGGTCGATGGCAAGCCGCAGGTGCGCGCCGAGATGGCCCAGAAGGCGGGGCGCACGTCCGTGCCGCAGATCTGGATCGGCGGCAGGCACGTCGGCGGTTGCGACGATTTGTACGCCCTGGAGCGCGCCGGCAAGCTCGACGCGCTGCTCAAGGCCTGA